Genomic window (Salvelinus alpinus chromosome 13, SLU_Salpinus.1, whole genome shotgun sequence):
ATCGTTTTTTTTTACTAACTGTAGCCTAATGTACTAGCAGCAAAAAGATAATGAGTGGGAGGGAAGTTGATCACTGGCCATGCATCCAGTACATGACTACATCACAGAGACATGAGTGTGTGCGTGGGAGGACGGGGGAGGAAGTACATGCTGTAATTCTGTTTGAACATATTGTTAAGTAGTTCTACTGTGCCGTTTGTTTTCCTATGTtgatgcgtcccaaatagcaccctattccctatatagtgcactacgtttgaacaGAGCCtcgggggccctggtcaaaagtgtaCACTAAAtatggaaaagggtgccatttgggacaaagcctaTGACCCTCCTACCCTCCCCCAACAGGGAGGAGTTCCCTATACATCATTCTCTCCACCGGGGGTATTTTCCTCCTTATCACCTTGGTTACGGTGTGCGCCTGCTGGGGGCCGTCCAAGAAGTAAGAACCAAACACACTTTTGTCTCACTCTCTACATGTTTCTGGATGCTTCGGTCTGTTCATGGTCCTATGTGTTGGGAATACAGCAAGAAGATTAGTAACATGGCAGAAGCATATTGATAGTCAAGTTCATTAATGCAATCCAGTTAACTTGATAATAATTATTGAATTATACAATTATTCGTCAAATTTGTATTAAAATAATAATTACTATTTTATAGTACAATAATTGTACTGATATACTGTAGTGTTAAATAGACAAAATGCTAAATTTGACATGAACAATGTTGTTTTGAACAGTttttgtcacgacttctaccgaagtcgttgcctctccttgttcgggcggtgctcggcgggtCGACGTCaccagtcttctagccatcattgatccatttttcattttccattggttttgtcttgtcttcccacacacctggtttcaatcccattcattacctgttgtgtatttaaccctctgtttcccctcatgtctttgtcagagattgttttatgtcagtGTTGTTTATGGTTGTATGGGTTGTATGGTTGTATagggtcctcgtacccatgtttattttatgtatgtacatataagtgtttggagcatgttaagtggacatatattaaaagactccatttacactccgtttgactctcctgcgcctgacttccctgctacctatacacacgactctgacagtTTTATACTGTATAATTTAAGCACACAGTTGATTCTCACgtacagtatattgtatgtttattGTGCAGAGAGCGGCAGAAACAGCAAATGAAGCCCAGAGGGTTGGCAGGACTGCCAAGGCATTTAATAGAACACCCTGATTATTCCCCAATCAATCATGCAGGTAAGGAACCTAATAATTACTTGTTTTTATATTTCCTATTTATTCATAAGAATTATAAATTGTTGTGCTACACCAAAAGTCTTCATCCAATGTATTTTTCATCCTCTACAGTTGACGTTGTACCAAAAATGATGACTGAACATGAACGCAAGAATCCAGTGGCACTCTACATCCTCAAAGAGGTACCTCTTTAAATAACAAAAAAGCTGTCATCAGTATCTGACTCAAAACATAGCTAATAATACATTTGAATTTAATAAATCAATAAAAAGCCCAGAGATACTGTGAGGACTTGTAGGTTTTTATCATTCAGGTGTTAAGATGACTACAATATCTCAATGTAGAAAAAATACAGCCAGTATGTATTGTTTGGGACCTGTTcagagcattgtgtgtgtgtctgagtattGACTTGGTTTCCCTCGTTGTAGGATTTCCCTCAGGGCGACCATGACTCACCCGGCAACATGGGCCTTGGCCCCTCCTCTGAACCACCCAGCAGCCCCCCCGGCTACAGCAGCTCCCTGActccctcctcactctccccTGAACCCCCCGCCCACTCCTCTCGCAGGTACCCCCGCACCCCGATCAGCTCCCCCCCTTCACATCACAACAAGGTGCAGAGCAagtcctccaccccctccccaccccgCACTCGATGCTCCGGGCGCATGTTTCGCGCCCCAGTGGGCATACCGCCTGCCAGTCAGTTGGAAGAGCCCGCCCCCACATTGGAGAGCAACGGTACCACTCAGCCTTGATTGTCTTTCTACAAGTCCTGGAGGGATGAAGTGTGTGCAGACTTATGTTTCAGCCCAGCAATAAGACATCTGGTCTAAATTCAAAACCTTGACTAGTTGAAATAAGGatcgtattcattaggcaccaaagggAACAAAATGGCCTGAAACAGGGATGGACTAACTGGAATTTTCCAAAGAAACATTAATTTTATTTTTTCTTTGCAAAAAGTTATTTTGAATGCCCTAATGAATATGGCACTGGTGTGGTGAAGCTGGGCCAGAAAAAAAGCTGGCACAGTGTGTCTCCTGTTGTCTACCCCTGGTCAACATGTTCTTCCCCCCTCCATGCCTTGGTGCTGTAGAGAGACATTTATCTGTATGTTTACATGGtgactgtatgtatatatgtaaatAGATTTTATATGAAGTTATAGTGAAGTAATGTTTGTCTCAGAACCCAACATAGCACTTAATCATGTCAATAGATTTGTAAATACACTGTCATCCTCCACAACTTTATGAGTCAGGTTTAGGTTTGAAGTTATGACACGTTAGTTAGCCTATTATTTTTTCTTCAATTATATTATGTCCTATTCATAAGACCTGTTCAATTGTATAAAACCTCTCTTTAAAGATACCCATTTATTCATATGTTGGTACATTTTGTATTGTGTGGATGTTTGTAATTTAACTAATCATTTTCTTTGTTATTGGCTATCATAGCTGAATAAACATTCAATGTTTTTCCGTGGTATAGATTCATAGAATTATTAAGAAAATCAAAGGATACATTGTACATATCAGTAGAGATGTTTATTAAAGGCGTGATGAGGAGGAAATATTGGTTGTCATTTATACATTTGTTTCACTCAAAGTTAAACTTTAGTGAATGTTTGAATGTTTCAAACACTTTATCCTCAATATTGTCATTTTGCATCTTCAGGTGAGCATGCATTTTTGCCATTTATCTATGCAGAAATGAATTGGAAAAATAAGTTAGTGTAGCAGATGGCAATCTGTGAAACTCACTCCTTAGCCTGAAGTGCCTCCACTTGCGCTGCTGAATAGCTACTTTTTCAGTGGTGCGACTATATAAGACCCTTCGAGAGGGCGGTTACGTGTGATAGCgaggcagaggtcctgggttcgAGCCTCGGTATGAGTGAATCAGGAGGAAGCTGTACCCGCTAACCAAGCAGCGTGACGTCTTTTACAATGGTGCCGTGTTCCGGATCATCAGTTGGGCTCAGCTCAATGATGGGGTCGCTGTGGAGTGGGTTTGGGGGGTGAATGTAGGAGATGGCGATGTGTGATACTCACTCCTCAGCCTGAAATGTCTCTACTTGTGCTGCCGAATAGCTAGCTTTTAGGTGGCGCAACAGGGTAAGATGCTTCTGGAAGGTGGTCAGGGGTGTtagcaaggcagaggtcctgggttcCAGCCTTGGTATGAGCCGAATCAGGAGGAAACGGACCtcgctaagcaagcagtgtgacTTCCTTAACATTAGCTTATGTGGGACTTCTTCAGACAGTGGTAGGCTGCACCCATCGTTATCAACATCAATGcaatctcctcatctctctccacaGAGAATGTTTGTGCCCTGCAATAAAACAGAGGGGACATACTTTCAACAAAGTACAGTACAGGCTTTATGTAATTTGTTCCTTTTTGTCAAATGCTCCTCATTCTGTTCTCTCACACACAGATAATTTGTTTGCTGATTCACAGTCATAGGACAATAGTATGCCTGTTCAGTGACCACTACAGCTGTGTAGTTGAGGCATGGAGAAGAAAGAAAGTGGTTATACTGCCTATcccaatatatacactaccgttcaaaagtttggggtcacttagaaatgtccttgtttttgaaagaaaagcaaattgttttgtccattaaaataacatcaaattgatcacaaatacattgtagacattgttaatgttgtgaatgactattgtagctggaaactgctgatttttaatggaatatctacataaatgtacagaggcccattatcagcaaccatctccCATGTGTTCCAGCTAATccatgtctgtgttcttttgcccatcttattattttatttttattggtcagtttgagatatggctttttctttgcaactctgcctagaaggccagcatcccggagtcgcctcttcactgttgacgttgagactggtgttttccgggtactatttaatgaagctgccagttgaggacttgtgaggcatctatttctcaaactagacactctaatgtacttgtcctcttgctcagttgtgcactggggcctcccactcctctttctattctggttagagacagtttgcgctgtactGTGAAGgaagcgttgtacaagatcttcagtttcttggcaatttctcgcatggaatagccttaatttctcagaacaagaatagtctgacgagtttcagaagaaagttctttatttctggccattttgagcctgtaattgaacccacaaatgctgatgctcgaTACTCAACTCgtctaaagaagaccagttttattgcttctttaatcagaacaacagttttcagctgtgctaacataattgcaaaagggttttctaatgatcaattagcctttaaaaacgatcaacttggattagctaacacagcatgccattggaacacaggagtgattgttgCAGATAACGGGACTCTGTACACCTAtgaagatattccataaaaaatgtgcagtttccagctacaatagtcatttacaacattaacaatgtctacactgtatttctgatcaatttgatgttattttaatggacaaaaaatgtataCGTTGGAGAGTAAAGACATTACAAAATTTGTCCACAGAACGGAGAAAGATTATTACATGCCTGGATAACAATTACGTGTTGTTACTATGTTTTCTCACGAGAAAACTGTCACTGTGTACTTGGACTTTTCAGTGGGCCTAAATCAAACGGCCTATTTCCATTTATCTGCAAATGTATTCTAAACCAATCCAGCTTGTTTCAGTTACCGGAGAAGAGTTTGACATGAGGTTTATGTAATGTATTAGTAGCTGACCAGTGCAGAGAGTAACACAGCTGAAGAGGGGGACTGTAGCGCAGAGCAGACCGTCTATGGTCACGACAGGTACACCAAAAGCTGGGCCTTGGGTACTGGCACATGCACTGCTTACATTCCCGCTCTTTCGGGAAAAGTGTCTTCACACACATAGGCAGCTGAGAAAAGTGTCTTCACACACATAGGCAGCTGCGACAGCAGGTGAGAAGGTGGACTCGAGCCGTGGACCCAGCAGTGCAGACGAGCACCAGGACAGCGATgtgtttatagtgtgtgtgtgtgtgcaagcttcGTCAATGGTTTATAACCTAAACAAAAGCCTGGCCTTTAGTCGTAACGGCAGTATGCTGTCCACCACTTTTTTGCTGCTTTATTACTATGTATCAAATAATTGCCCCTCTTTTAATCGTGGAGGGCAGGGaatagacagggagaggttgaacacaTCTGTTCAACAGATTCTAACAGCCTAAATATAATTTTAATCAACTCACTTTTATGCCTAGGGTGCTTCTGAGCAGAGAGGAAGTTTTGAGCAGGCTAGACTGCGCATGTTTGAGTCAAACAAATTTTGATGGACACCTGGTACGACCATTCAGATCTCAGATTCTCTAATCCAGAAGAAACCCAAATAAATGAAGTGGGCGGAGCAAAAATGGTCGCACTATTATTACGTCACCAACAACAAGAAGCGTCTACTGTGGCAGTTGAGAAGCCAAACACACTTCAGTATTTAAGAAAGGTTATGTTCACAGATACTAACAAATAATTTATAGCCCTCCGGACAATTAATACTCATGTCAACGCTGTTGCACATGAAACGTATTAGGTTGGTTGAagaagtagctagctaacgttaactcaGAAGTTAGCAAACGTTTCCTGGATAGTTAGCAATCTGGCTAGCAACATGCCGCCTAATATCAATCCTAAAGTAAAGGGCACAACGAAAGTTTCAATTAGTGGGATAACAGTACATGCTCAAAGCAAACATTGTCATCGAAATAATGTATTGGCAGAGAGGAATCAGGCAGTTGCACCTGTGGGCGCCTGGGTGGAGAGTGGACAAGACTGCCAGGATGAGCATCCAAATGTAAGTGTAGCCGTACATCAGTTATTCTACTTGAACAGGTAGCTAGTTAGCATATTTACCTGTTGACTTATTCTTTCGTATGAGCCAGGTTCGTGCCATGCTAACGGAGGAGCTACAGATGGAGATTCAacgggagaaagaggagagtctTCGCCGGTTTCAGGAAGAAGTACGCCGCCGCGTGGCACAACATGCTCAAATCCGCAAGAGGTGGCAGCTTAAGAAGTCATGCGAGATGGTGACTAGGCTATATAATGTGGATAATTAACATATTGTATTACAATTGCTGTTCATGATGGAAGACAGTTAGTAGGCCAACATCATTAAAAAACAACAAAGCATTACAAATGGCAAGAAtacagttacagtggggagaacaagtatttgagacattgccgattttgcaggttttcctacttacaaagcatgtagaggtctgtcatttttatcataggtacacttcaactgtgagagacggaatctaaaacaaaaatccagaaaatcacattgtatgattttgaaGTAATTAATTAGAATTTTATTGCAtggcataagtatttgatcacctaccaaccagtaagaattccggctctcacagaccttttcgtttttctttaagaagccctcctgttctccactcattacctgtattaactgcacctgtttgaactcgttacctgtataaaagacacctgtctacacactcaatcaaaacagactccaacctctccacaatggccaagaccagagagctgtgtaaggacatcagggatagcattgtagacctgcacaaggctgagataggctacaggacaataggcaagcagcttggtgagaaggcaacaactgttggtgcaattattcaaaaatggaagaagttcaagatgacggtcaatcaccctcggtctggggctccatgcaagatctcacctcgtggggcatcaatgatcatgaggaaggtgagggatcagcccagaattacacggcaggacctggtcaatgacctgaagagagctgggaccacagtctcaaagaaaaccattagtaacacactacgccgtcatggattaaaatcctgcagtgcacgcaaggtcatcctgctcaagccagcgcatgtccaggcccgtctgaagtttgccaatgaccatctggatgatccagaggaggaatgggagaaggtcatgtggtcttatgagacaaaaatagagccttttggtctaaactccactcgccgtgtttggaggaagaagaaggatgagtacaaccccaagaacaccatcccaactgtgaagcatggaggtggaaacatcattctttggggatgcttttctgcaaaggggacaggacgactgcaccgtattgaggggaggatggatggggccatgtatcgtgagatcttggccaaaaacctccttccctcagtaagagcattgaagatgggtcgtggctgggtcttccagcatgacaacgacccgaaacacacagccagggcaactaaggagtggctccgtaagaagcatctcaaggtcctggagtggcctagccagtctccagacctgaacccaatagaaaatctttggagggagctgaaagtccgtattgcccagcgacagccccgaaacctgaaggatctggagaaggtctgtatggaggagtgggccaaaatccctgctgcagtgtgtgcaaacctggtcaagaactacaggaaacgtatgatctctgtaattgcaaacaaaggtttctgtaccaaatataatgttctgtttttctgatgtatcaaatacttatgtcatgcaataaaatgctaatgaattacttaaaaatcatacaatgtgattttctggatttttgttttagattccgtctctcacagttgaagtgtacctatgataaaaattacagaccactacatgctttgtaagtagggaaacctgtaaaatcggcagtgtatcaaatacttgttctccccactgtatcttggTTTCCAAGTATTGTAGCTAGCAACTGCACATGTAAATGACATGGACTATGGGTAAATGAGCACCACCTCTATCAAGAATGTCACAGGCTAGTGACACAACCTGGGAATGCCATGCAGTCCTCAAACTCCTCATTTGATGACAGCATATTACCCAGTTTAAAGCCTGCGTTGTTTGTCTTTACAGGcagagcaggaggagagagtgCTCCAGCAGTCCAGCGATGCAGCGCAGAGATTGACCCCCAGGAAGAATCCGTTCCCCTACTCCCCACAGAGAGAGCTAGCCATCTGCAGCCCCAACTCCCGCTGGGTTCGAGCACAGGGCCATGAGAGCAGCgacagagaaaacaggacagatcTGCAAACGCATCAGGTGGCAAAATTTATCTGTGATGATCTACAttgacatgttagtcatttagaagATGCTCTTCTCCAGAGCATCTTCTATTCCATGCATTAAATGGAAGTAAGAAAAACGACCACATATCTCAATCATTGCAAGGGAAAAAAAACTTCTAAATACCAGTAGCTTTGCAAAATCTGTGCTTGTTATAGTAAAGGAAAAGCAAGTagtatttgtttaaaaaataaataatctgttATAAAAACATTGAATGAAGCCACACAAGCACTGAGTGGATATTGTTATTGATTcgcatctacagtggggagaacaagtaatttgatactgctgattttgcaggttttcctatttacaaagcatgtagaggtctgtaattttttatcataggtacacttcaactgtgagagacggaatctaaaacgaaaatcacattgtatgatttttaagtaattaatttgcattttattgcatgacataagtatttgatacatcggaaaagcagaacttaatatttggtacagaaacctttgtttgcaattacagagatcatacgtttcctgtagttcttgaccaggtttgcacacactgcagcagggattttggcccactcctccatacagaccttctccagatccttcaggtttcggggctgtcgctgggcaatacggactttcagctccctccaaagattttctattgggttcaggtctggagactggctaagccactccaggaccttgagatgcttcttacggagccactccttagttgccctggctgtgtgtttcgggtcgttgtcatgctggaagacccagccacgtcccatcttcaatgctcttactgagggaaggaggttgttggccaagatctcgcgatacatggccccatccatcctcccctcaatacggtgcagtcgtcctgtcccctttgcagaaaagcatccccaaagaatgatgtttccacctccatgcttcacagttgggatggtgttcttggggttgtactcatccttcttcttcctccaaacacggcgagtggagtttagaccaaaaggctctatttttgtctcataagaccacatgaccttctcccattcctcctctggatcatccagatggtcattggcaaacttcagacgggcctggacatgcgctggcttgagcaggatgaccttgcgtgcactgcaggattttaatccatgacggcgtagtgtgttactaatggttttctttgagactgtggtcccagctctcttcaggtcattgaccaggtcctgccgtgtaattctgggctgatccctcaccttcctcatgatcattgatgccccacgaggtgagatcttgcatggagccccagaccgagggtgattgaccgtcatcttgaacttcttccatttttgaataattgcaccaacagttgttgccttctcaccaagctgcttgcctattgtcctgtagcccatcccagccttgtgcaggtctacaatgttatccctgatgtccttacacagctctctggtcttggccattgtggagaggttggagtctgtttgattgagtgtgtggacaggtgtcttttatacaggtaacgagttcaaacaggtgcagttaatacaggtaatgagtggagaacaggagggcttcttaaagaaaaactaacaggtctgtgagagccggaattcttactggttgggaggtgatcaaatacttatgtcatgcaataaaatgcaaattaattacttaaaaatcatacaatgtgattttctggatttttgttttagattccgtctctcacagttgaagtgttcctatgataaaaaatgacagacctctacatgctttgtaagtaggaaacactgccgattttgcaggttatctatcaaatacttgttctccccactgtatatctaacGTGTgtctatggctgcgtttacaccggccttttgaccaatcagatcagatcttttgGGCAAAAGATTAGAATTGGGAAGCCTGTGTAAACGTAACCTATGTCCATCATTGATCTCTGCAACAAATGCTGAATTTACACAGGCAtcacaattctgatctttttgccactaattggtcttttgaccaattagATCCATTGCctataattgggcaaaagatcagaattggggtgCCTGTGTAAACCTAGGCTACCTACCTGTTTATCCCCAATAATGCCAAAGGATTATTTACACCGATGTTGAAGCCATTCTGCTCATATTAAGTCAGTGACATTGCCATTACTTCTGTCATTAGCGCTATAGATAAAATAGGTAATCATATGGGTTGTTTCTGGTATTTCAGCTCAGCAAAGTCATGAGGCAGGTCAGACACAGACTGGCAGCCTGTCAGACGATCCGTGACGGAGAAGTGATGTCAGAGCTCCCTGGGGGAATATGGAAGGTGTCTCCTACCAGAGATGTGAGTTTGTTTATGCTGACCCTTTCTAACAGGCCAAAGTCAATTTTTTCAAAAATGTCAGacaaccatagaattagaattaaTTTATTCTACCTCCTATGATTTGGCCAGCAGCATactaccctgcatcccactgctggcttgcctctgaagctaagcagggtttgTCCTGGtctgtccctggatgggagaccagatgctgctggaagtggtgttggagggccagtatatgaggcactctttcctcgtcaaaaaaaaataaatatatatatatatcccaatgccccagggcagtgattggggacttTGCACTCTGGTCActgaagatcccatggcacttatcgtaagggtgttaaccccggtgtcctggctaaattcccaatctggctccATACTGTACCATCATGgctacctaatcatccccagcttccaattggctcattcatccccctctcccctgtaactattccccaagtctttgctgcaaatgagaatgtgttctcagtcaacttacctggttaaataagggttaaataaataaaatataaattattTTTCATTCTGTTTCTTTGGCTATAGCTTTATCATTTGGAACTCTCAATTGGAGGAATACTGTCTTTTCTGTCAAATTTGTGTCAACATTTTAGTACAAGGAATTATTGTGCTTTCTAACTCAAAACAGAAACATGTATATCGGGTGACAAGAGAAGAAGAGGATCATGAAAAGGAGGAGGAAGATATTCCTTTGATTGGGCAACATGACTCCGCTCTTCAGAACTTTGATCCTCACGAGGGTTACAGGAGCAAGACTGTCACCTTTGACAACAATCCGGTCTGTCACCACAAGTGTTCTCTTTTTGACACTTCTCCAATTTCCAAACGCTCCCATTTCCCCAAACCCCACACAGTCAATAGTCCTGTGACTCACATGCTTATCCTAACATTCCTTTAGTCAGGCTCTAGCAAATTGTTTGTTTATCAATCTATATAGTTACCTTTCTAGCTCCAACTAAACTACCCTAAAGGTTTAATCTTACATAATGCACAACAAGAGGTACTCAACTCTTACTAAGTTCTGTAAATGATTCTTTGGGTGCTTTTGTCCAGGAGTCACCTGACTTTTATGAAAAAGACTGCTTTAAGGCCAAAACACATCTATTGTGACAGCTAATAATCAAACTTTCATACCTGTGTTTGTTGCAGGTCTGTCAGAGGCTCTTTAGTGAGCCTTATCCTGCAGGTCATAGTAATGAGTTTAGTACTGACCATAGAGCTGCTCAAGTGCTGTGGCCCCAAGAAGACCAGGAGGAACTGAAGAGACAGGTGATTAAGGCCAGTTAGAACTACATTATAGGGTTTTAGTGTTTATGAATATAAGCCCTGGGCCTTAGATGGCTATTAAATAACCCTTATCACTGACCATATTTACACACAGCCCTCCACCAAATCCCCCCTTTAGAGATCAACTAACACTGTATGACACATAATGATTCATGCAGCACGGTGGCCCAGTGTATTTTCAGCCCAAAAAGTGCCACATATTTTCAAGACACACTTTCGGCTAGTTAGCATTTAGTGAAATACACTACAGggccaacagtatgtggacaccgcttcaaattaatggattcggctatttcagccacaccccgttgctgacaggtgtataaaatcgagcacacagtcatgcaatctccatagacaaacattggctgttgtttggatgccacctttccaacacgtcagccctgctaaagctgcccggtcaactgtaagtgctgttattgtgaggtgGAAACGTCTTGGAGCATCAACGGCTCAGCGacgaaatggtaggccacacaagcttacagaaccgcagagtgctgaagcacgtagcacgtaaacatggtctgtcctcggttggaacacccactatcgagttccaaactaaccctggaagcaatgtcagcacaataactgttcgttgggagcttcatgaaatgggtttccatggctgagcagccgcactcaagcctaagatcaccatgcacaatgccaagcgtcagctggagtggtttAAAGCTCTTCGCCATTggacactggagcagtggaaacgcgttctttgGGGTGATGAatcgaatcacgcttcaccatctggcagtccgacggacgaatctgggtttggtggatgccatgagaacgctacctgccgaatgcatagtgccaactgtaaagtttggtgggggaggaatattggtctggggttgtttttcatagttcgggctaggcccctttagTTCCAGAGAAGGGgtatcttaacgctacagcacacaatgacattctagacgattctgtgcttccaactttggggcaacagtttggggaaggcccttccctgtttcagcatgacaatgcccccgtgcacaaagcgagatccatacagaaatggtttgtcgagatcggtgtagaagaacttgactggcctgcacagagccctgacctttgggatgatttggaacgcagactgcaagTCAGACCTATTTACCGATGggtacccgacctcactaatgctcttgtgactgaatggaagcaggtccccgcagcaatattccaacatctagtggaaagcattcccagaagagtggaggctgttatggcagcaaaggggggaccagctccatatgattttagaatgagatgttcgacgagcatacttttggtcatgcgtGAATTTTCTTTAAACTTTGGTCTC
Coding sequences:
- the ccdc15 gene encoding coiled-coil domain-containing protein 15 isoform X1; amino-acid sequence: MPPNINPKVKGTTKVSISGITVHAQSKHCHRNNVLAERNQAVAPVGAWVESGQDCQDEHPNVRAMLTEELQMEIQREKEESLRRFQEEVRRRVAQHAQIRKRWQLKKSCEMAEQEERVLQQSSDAAQRLTPRKNPFPYSPQRELAICSPNSRWVRAQGHESSDRENRTDLQTHQLSKVMRQVRHRLAACQTIRDGEVMSELPGGIWKVSPTRDKHVYRVTREEEDHEKEEEDIPLIGQHDSALQNFDPHEGYRSKTVTFDNNPVCQRLFSEPYPAGHSNEFSTDHRAAQVLWPQEDQEELKRQGQSQFLMYRRLFMDIEREQVKEHQRHRKHLRRIGRIKAEKEQKRLEEERKLERLRQLEEDRLEMAEREFLILERLRIEEEERAEVLEKKERAKKDKEATRYIEALRAQMKERIVLENTELPPLCCCGDSFWDSHPDTCANNCVFYNNPKAYVQALRSALLSCDLKDRSHSTHQRASARRIASLHALSPRKETTSQRNKRKEDI
- the ccdc15 gene encoding trichohyalin isoform X3 — encoded protein: MPPNINPKVKGTTKVSISGITVHAQSKHCHRNNVLAERNQAVAPVGAWVESGQDCQDEHPNVRAMLTEELQMEIQREKEESLRRFQEEVRRRVAQHAQIRKRWQLKKSCEMAEQEERVLQQSSDAAQRLTPRKNPFPYSPQRELAICSPNSRWVRAQGHESSDRENRTDLQTHQLSKVMRQVRHRLAACQTIRDGEVMSELPGGIWKVSPTRDVCQRLFSEPYPAGHSNEFSTDHRAAQVLWPQEDQEELKRQGQSQFLMYRRLFMDIEREQVKEHQRHRKHLRRIGRIKAEKEQKRLEEERKLERLRQLEEDRLEMAEREFLILERLRIEEEERAEVLEKKERAKKDKEATRYIEALRAQMKERIVLENTELPPLCCCGDSFWDSHPDTCANNCVFYNNPKAYVQALRSALLSCDLKDRSHSTHQRASARRIASLHALSPRKETTSQRNKRKEDI
- the ccdc15 gene encoding coiled-coil domain-containing protein 15 isoform X4, which gives rise to MPPNINPKVKGTTKVSISGITVHAQSKHCHRNNVLAERNQAVAPVGAWVESGQDCQDEHPNVRAMLTEELQMEIQREKEESLRRFQEEVRRRVAQHAQIRKRWQLKKSCEMAEQEERVLQQSSDAAQRLTPRKNPFPYSPQRELAICSPNSRWVRAQGHESSDRENRTDLQTHQLSKVMRQVRHRLAACQTIRDGEVMSELPGGIWKVSPTRDGQSQFLMYRRLFMDIEREQVKEHQRHRKHLRRIGRIKAEKEQKRLEEERKLERLRQLEEDRLEMAEREFLILERLRIEEEERAEVLEKKERAKKDKEATRYIEALRAQMKERIVLENTELPPLCCCGDSFWDSHPDTCANNCVFYNNPKAYVQALRSALLSCDLKDRSHSTHQRASARRIASLHALSPRKETTSQRNKRKEDI
- the ccdc15 gene encoding coiled-coil domain-containing protein 15 isoform X2, yielding MPPNINPKVKGTTKVSISGITVHAQSKHCHRNNVLAERNQAVAPVGAWVESGQDCQDEHPNVRAMLTEELQMEIQREKEESLRRFQEEAEQEERVLQQSSDAAQRLTPRKNPFPYSPQRELAICSPNSRWVRAQGHESSDRENRTDLQTHQLSKVMRQVRHRLAACQTIRDGEVMSELPGGIWKVSPTRDKHVYRVTREEEDHEKEEEDIPLIGQHDSALQNFDPHEGYRSKTVTFDNNPVCQRLFSEPYPAGHSNEFSTDHRAAQVLWPQEDQEELKRQGQSQFLMYRRLFMDIEREQVKEHQRHRKHLRRIGRIKAEKEQKRLEEERKLERLRQLEEDRLEMAEREFLILERLRIEEEERAEVLEKKERAKKDKEATRYIEALRAQMKERIVLENTELPPLCCCGDSFWDSHPDTCANNCVFYNNPKAYVQALRSALLSCDLKDRSHSTHQRASARRIASLHALSPRKETTSQRNKRKEDI